The genomic window AACAGAAGAGCCCAAGTCAGAGTCCTCACGCTCACCACCTCGGTAAGCACCAGCAGCCCAGTCATCTGATTTCAAGTCTCCCAGAGCGCTAGTATTTTTTTATTGATGACACTACTGAAAAAAGTTACCTTTTTTTCGGTGTAGTGGCCAAAGGACACATCTGTGTCAAGCAGATCCTTCTGTTTATTGAGTAACAACCTTGGTATATACTGCATGCCCTTACTTTTTAGTAACAGTAGtcggagaagaaaatggaaatcttTTTAATCCTGTGGTCATTGAAACAGCTGTGACActgatacaaaggaaaataagattGATGTGCTTCTTAACCCTATAGGAAAACATAGCATTTGGGACATGGTCCTGAAACTCATCTTGTCTTCCTGTACTGGGCTTCAGGTACACAGACCAGGGTGGTGAGGAGGATGAAGACCATGAAAGTGAGGAGCAGCTGCAGCACCGGATCCTGACTGCAGCTTTGGAGTTTGTGCCTACTCATGGGTGGACCCCGGAAGCCATTGCAGAAGGAGCTcaggtatacatatgtatatggggAATCTATGGATAACTAAAAAGCAAGTAGAGAGTTGAAACTACTGGGCATTCTGGGGATTCTTAGATCTCTTCCCCACAAAGGGAAAAGACAGAATATAgtattctctttcttcccatctccttcccttccacatATACCCAGAGGTCcttatctgtctgtctttatTGTGGTGTATAATGAacactgaacctagagtcaagagtcctgagttcaaattttggttGTAACACTtgttagctatatgaccatgggaaaGATTCTAAATGTCTATGATACTCATCTGTATAATATGAATAGCACTTCTACTACCtagctcagagttgttgtgagcaaagtattttgtaaacctcaaaacaTTACCGAAATGTGTTTATTATCTTAGAGACTCCATtggtctctttcctctttcacaGTCCCTGGGTCTCTCTAGTGCAGCAGCTGGCATGTTTGGAAATGATGGCAGTGAACTGATCCTGCATTTTGTGACGCAGTGCAATGCTAAACTCAGTCGTGTGATGGAAGAAGAACAAAAGCTTGTGCAGTTGGGCCAGGCAGAGTGAGTATCCTGTAGCATCAGCACTGAAGAGTATAGGGACACATTTGCCAGGGCCTAGATGTCTCAGCCTGTCCCTAAGTACAAGACTTTCcgcagaacaagaagaaaaataagatccTGCAGTCCAgctcttttaaggaaaaaaatacccaATGACCAGCAGCTCTGGTGTCCAAAGTACAGATAGCTTTGGCCAGGTCAGAGTCATGAGTCAGAAAGAGCCACTTTCTACCCTAAGACTGAGGGTAGCTCCAATCCATCTACTCTGACACATAGACacactgttttcttttccctcttccaggaagaggaagacagacCAGTTCCTGAGGGATGCAGTGGAAACCAGACTGAGAATGCTGATCCCATATATTGAACATTGGCCCCGGGTACAAAATTCATATGTAGTTCTCATAACATTATTAATGACagtaataacattaataatattGAGCACCAACTCAGCCCTGAGTACTGTACCAAAGTTAACTCATTAATCTTCACAGCAAATGAAAAGCCTAGAAATACACAGTAAGTGTGATAGGACCAGGACTCAAACACACTTCtattaaataatttatccagGCCATCCCCTTTTGGAGCATTGGAGAGGAAATGGGGACAGTCTGGCAATATGAATGGCTTTGGCTTACAGGATGGGCTGAGTTCTACCAGCCTAAGCAAGCCTCACTGGTACAAGGTGGTAAAGTCCATGAAGAGAGTTGTAGAAAGCAAGTGGTTTTATTGCTGCATCCCTAACATAGGGTACTTTCTAACAGCCACCTCATGTTCTCTGGACCTAAGAGAAGGCCCTGGGTTGGGGAGAAGCATCAGCATGGACATAGAAGTAAAAAAGTTTGGCATGTTTTGGTAATCCAATTTTGCTTAAGTATAGGGCATGGTAATAGAGGAACTGTGGGAGctaataataaaaagataaatagattGAGGCCATATTATGGATCATATTGAATGCCATCCTATAAGGAATTTAAGTTTAGGCTTTTGCCTACCAAATCAGTGAAGATTTTTTAGAAGGGATGGGATATAGCTGGAGCCATTATTTgaggaagattaatctggcatTGTTGTGCAGAAATTTTTGAAGGTGGGAAGGCCAGTTAAGAGGCTATTGCAATCTATTTGTTGAAAGGttatgaaggcctgaactagtgTCCACACTGGAAAAGCAAAGAAGGGATCCCATTGATCACCTGAATAAAGTTACACTGCTGCCAAGGCTGAGCCCAGGTACTACACTCTGAATCAGGCACTGGTTTTCCTTGTTTGTTGCTGAGGAAAGTATCTCTAGGTGATCAAGGAAATTGATGAATAACTCAGGCAAGCAGGATTCAGATTTGTGGACTATTTCTTATTAACTATACATGTCAATCAGTTCCATTATGGGATTATGTTGTATTTGTTTCTGTGTTGTTTCCTTTTTAGGCCCTCGGCATCCTTGTACTCCCTCATAATATCCCAGCCAGCCTAAACCTCCTCACCAGTATGGTAGATGATATATGGCACTATGCAGGAGACCAGTCCACTGATGTAAGTACCTCCTACAAGTCTTGCCCAGTTGTACCTATACCTAGAACAATTGTGAGGTGATCTGCTGTTCTGATTTAAGTCCCAGTTAACTCCACAACTTAAAACGAAGATTCCTTATAGAACTTTATGAAAGTTCTCTAATTATAAGCCTCCTTCATGGggcctgcagcagcagcatctcagaaaaaaagacaaattgaaaCAATAAAGAAAGGCAGTGGCATGTTCTTCATTGACAGTTCTCACAGAGCTAACTATAGGCTTTAACTTTTTGTCCAAAGTTCAGTATCCTGACCACAAAACCAAAAGctgttatgttattttttttcttacctaCAGCAGTGACTCAAAGCACAAGAGATTGTTTTTTTTAGAACTGCTTTTTTATAACCATTTCCCAGCAACCTCTCAATATTTAAATCTTGCCGCAGAATCTGttggtgttttggtttgtttgttttttttaaaaaactcaggCTGATTTCATTAACACCACTCTCAAAAAGAATGCCACTGAGACACccatctctttaaaaagaaactcCCTTCCCCCAGCCCACTTTTTCCTCTACTGAGAGATCAATAAACTCATTTAAAGCAGCCACCAACAAAGAATCTGCCTTGTTAAAACGCATCATCTTTTTGGCAGGAAATAAAAGAAGTAATGTATACCTTCATAAAAACAATTAATAAGTGATGGTATTTTGTGGAATCTGGATAGGGGAAGCAGAGAAAGACTCCCACCACACTTGTAATAAACTGCTTTAATAAACTTCTTCCATGTGGGAATACACCACCAACTGAGATGGTaggaaaatgaaattggaaagcaaagaaattaaaggaataaaacaCTAAGCAGCTGAGATGGTGCTTTAAAAAGGGGATTACCAGGACAGGTTCCTCCCTTGCACTGTTACAAGTTGCTGAGGGCTTCTCCTAACTCTGAAGAACTACCACTTAGGCCAGATTGGGAAGGGAAGCAATGGGGCAAAGTAAGATCCTGCCCTTATGTCATATTTGGCTTTGTTGTctcccagggactatatgaactctgatttcttttcttgGCTTGCTTCTGATGCAGATTAACTGGTACACACGTCGGGCAGTATTGGTTGGCATCTATAACACTACAGAACTAGTGATGATGCAGGACTCCTCTCCCGACTTTGAAGACACTTGGCGCTTTCTTGAAAACAGGATCAGTGATGCCATGAACATGGGACACACAGCCAAACAGGTTATCTAAAATTAACTTTGTTGGGACAGCATGGGATGTGCTCTACCATAATCCTCCCATCAGTGATGTTCTAAAATTTGATGAATAAAAATGTCACCTGCAACTCTCCCACTAAAAAATTCCTTTCCCTCATGCTCAAAATAGGTGACACATACGTAGAGACTTAAAAAATCTAACCTCTTGGGCCCCACCACTGTACGTTAATAGTTATATGCTAGCATTGTTCCAGTGAATCATTCAACCTTTACATAGGCAGTTAAACCATCTTTTAGTATAGAGATGTCAAAAACTAGGCCCTAGGCCCAACACTCCCTAGTTTAATCCAAGCCAAAGCAGCatgtaatagggaaatatttaaccaaataaatataCAGTAAGACATAGATattgttaatttgtggttttctaagtcattttgTAGCCTACAGAGAGTGATTTCCTATTTGCATTTGAGACCACCGTTCAGACTCTTTCATCTGGGCTAAACATGCCTGTTTTATATTACCTGCTTTATCTTTAATTACCTGTTAGAGAATTTGAgagctttcattctttttttcctaggTCAAATCTACTGGGGAAGCACTTGTGCAGGGAATGATGGGAGCAGCCGTGACTGTGAGTATCATTGGGATGACTTGAGTTTGCATTAGCCTAAAACTTTGCATGCTACGTAATTCAAGTAATTCTAATTCTTGAAGTGAAAAGTTAAAAAAGGCCAAAAACTAGTTTTAACCTCATTTGCCCCCAATTGCAGTTATCCCACCTCTTCAGTCTTCCTGTGGTACTGGGGAAGATATCAGAGCATGGAGTCAATGGCATTTTTATGAAGCTTTAAAATTTGCACAATGCTtttcatccattatctcattcAGTATTGCATCACATCACTGCTACCCCTCCAGCTTCTGTTATTCCCACTGGCCACTACCTGATTTATAGTCAGGCCCAGGCTCTGACCTTTCATTCCATCTGCTTTGATTTGTCTTCATTAGCTCAAGAACTTGACAGGTCTAAACCAGCGgcgatgagaaggaaggaaagtgagtCTGAGTgcccagaagaaaatgaaagtgtaTTGACAGCTTTTTGAAAAACATAGAGTGCTGTACAACTGTAAGGTATTATTCAGAACAAATAAGAGTTTGTCCCAAACATTACCCTGTGCAATGAACCATCTATGTGCTGGTTGCTTTGCTGACTGTTCGTGACCAGAAACTGGGTCAGTTCTTCAGTTCCTCTTGTCTTCAGCAGCCTCACGACTGTGTCGTTAGAAAATCAAAACCTCACCCAGCTAGGCAGACAAGGATGGCCGCTGAGTCCTTTACTCTTGCCACCCCAGCACACTGTGGGCCCCAGGAATATACTGATCATGTCTTAATCCTCCCCTAAGAACTTCTTAAGGACATAATTTGATAACTGAACTCCACTATGGTTCTGCTGTGAGTACTGTTACATTGCCATCCATCCCAGCTGAGCTGTGTGAAAGGGCAGCATAGTTCATGTGTATTACACATAATTTTCTTCAAGGTGGTCTCTGCTTTTCTGGCTAAAGTCCTTCTAGGATGCCTATGGAGAGGAGGAGGGTGGGCATCATCTTTGATTCAGGTATTTGCCAGATAGTTGTGCCCATCTGTGCCTTGCATATGGTCCTAGACCCTGTTCCTTAGGGAGCCTCGTGCCTACTCTGTTAAGGAATTGTTAGTGAACTTAAGATTCTGTAAAGAAGATAATAAAAGTGTTTGGAACAATTGCATTTGTTAGTGTGTTCTTATAAGGGCTGAAGGGTGTGGGACTAAGAGGTAACTTCCCTCTTCTACCTTGCTCTTGATTCTATTTCTTCCCATAGCTTATAAGACTTTGTTCTGTCAATCAACATGGGCCTCCCACACTTTGTACCCCTGATTGTTCCTCCAC from Notamacropus eugenii isolate mMacEug1 chromosome 1, mMacEug1.pri_v2, whole genome shotgun sequence includes these protein-coding regions:
- the COQ9 gene encoding ubiquinone biosynthesis protein COQ9, mitochondrial, whose translation is MMAAAVAGVLRRTGWRFLRLQSRPGTRYQPSLMPRAFHASALAMKSSDEQKYQTPPSSSQQHSESQGTEEPKSESSRSPPRYTDQGGEEDEDHESEEQLQHRILTAALEFVPTHGWTPEAIAEGAQSLGLSSAAAGMFGNDGSELILHFVTQCNAKLSRVMEEEQKLVQLGQAEKRKTDQFLRDAVETRLRMLIPYIEHWPRALGILVLPHNIPASLNLLTSMVDDIWHYAGDQSTDINWYTRRAVLVGIYNTTELVMMQDSSPDFEDTWRFLENRISDAMNMGHTAKQVKSTGEALVQGMMGAAVTLKNLTGLNQRR